From a region of the Aeoliella mucimassa genome:
- the sufU gene encoding Fe-S cluster assembly sulfur transfer protein SufU yields MPNEEEIYQEHILDHYEDPFHRGHLDGATHAHEEKNPLCGDIVRIELELDDEGKIRDCYFQGDGCVISQASASMLLEEMYGKTVQEAMSYRAEDMLELFGAKLTPNRQKCCLLGWKTLQQAVHSPVK; encoded by the coding sequence ATGCCCAACGAAGAAGAAATCTACCAGGAACATATCCTCGATCACTACGAAGATCCGTTCCACCGCGGCCATCTCGACGGGGCGACCCACGCCCACGAGGAGAAAAATCCGCTGTGCGGCGACATCGTGCGGATCGAGCTCGAACTGGACGATGAGGGCAAGATTCGCGATTGCTACTTCCAAGGCGATGGCTGCGTGATCAGCCAGGCGTCGGCCTCGATGCTGCTCGAAGAGATGTACGGCAAGACCGTGCAAGAGGCGATGTCATATCGCGCCGAAGACATGCTGGAGCTGTTCGGAGCGAAGCTCACCCCGAATCGCCAGAAGTGCTGCTTGCTGGGATGGAAGACCTTGCAGCAGGCGGTGCACTCGCCGGTAAAGTAG
- a CDS encoding prenyltransferase/squalene oxidase repeat-containing protein, with protein sequence MPTKQPTADAPTLDPGVDACACPDCGMPMSVRLWLRTADCLRCGTSISLEYLPIAPSTAKANSRRKQASEQATPAPQLTPQSALPSAVAVDDIPLINVTAPPRIASRAKQLMRSLHQLLACLMSILAHLLMLLLLAILGWGSLPVEDPAIELSVVFDKDEREGDELSQSIQTVGFEVPLEDVDTPEEQEAERWAKDLAIEDPADAPNLPPLDRVADRLVSNNPYDRMLSARDPRIRQKVLEAEGGTNLTEAAVAKALRWLALHQNNDGSWSLDRFDHAGECNGRCHDRASMHSDEGATALALQAMLGAGQTHRTGIYRDTVSHGLQYLLFAQSANGSLATESDRNAGMYSHALATIALADAYALTGDEMLHDPAQRAVNFLVHAQHSAGGWRYVPGERGDLSVTGWQLMALHSARAAGLRVEPGTLAQASRFLDQVQTDRIGSMYAYQPGQRDTPAMTAEGLLSRIYLGWKQDEPGLREGVRELVRRHPVNHRQPNIYYWYYGTQLVHHWGGREWRTWNEAMSDALVTSQVRVGHAAGSWDPNTPHGGQGGRLYMTVLATCTLEVYYRHAPLFRKIKLD encoded by the coding sequence ATGCCAACCAAACAACCGACAGCCGACGCGCCGACCCTCGACCCAGGGGTCGACGCGTGCGCGTGCCCCGACTGCGGCATGCCGATGTCGGTACGGCTGTGGTTGCGTACGGCCGACTGCCTGCGGTGTGGCACTTCGATTTCGCTCGAGTATTTGCCGATCGCTCCGTCGACAGCCAAAGCGAATAGTCGCCGAAAGCAAGCCAGCGAGCAGGCAACTCCCGCGCCGCAGCTTACTCCTCAGTCGGCTTTGCCGAGCGCGGTTGCGGTAGACGACATTCCGTTGATCAACGTCACCGCTCCGCCGCGAATTGCCTCTCGGGCCAAGCAACTGATGCGCAGCTTGCATCAACTGCTCGCCTGCTTGATGAGTATTCTGGCTCACCTGCTGATGCTCCTGCTGCTGGCGATCCTCGGTTGGGGGAGCTTGCCGGTGGAAGATCCTGCAATCGAACTCAGCGTGGTATTCGATAAGGACGAGCGCGAGGGAGACGAACTGAGCCAGTCGATTCAGACCGTTGGCTTTGAAGTACCACTGGAAGACGTCGATACACCCGAAGAGCAAGAAGCCGAGCGTTGGGCCAAGGACCTGGCGATCGAAGATCCGGCCGATGCGCCGAACTTGCCGCCGCTCGATCGAGTGGCCGATCGTCTGGTTTCCAACAATCCCTACGATCGGATGCTGTCGGCCCGCGACCCGAGAATTCGCCAGAAGGTGCTCGAGGCCGAAGGAGGAACCAACCTCACCGAAGCCGCAGTGGCTAAAGCGCTCCGCTGGCTGGCGCTGCATCAAAACAACGACGGCAGCTGGTCGCTCGATCGATTCGATCACGCGGGCGAGTGCAATGGTCGCTGTCACGATCGGGCGAGCATGCATAGCGACGAGGGGGCAACCGCGCTGGCGCTGCAAGCGATGCTCGGTGCGGGGCAAACCCACCGCACCGGAATCTATCGCGACACGGTGAGCCATGGCCTGCAGTACTTACTGTTCGCCCAGAGTGCGAATGGCAGTTTGGCCACCGAGAGCGATCGCAACGCGGGCATGTACTCGCACGCCCTGGCAACCATCGCCTTGGCCGATGCCTACGCTCTGACCGGCGACGAAATGCTACACGACCCCGCGCAGCGGGCGGTGAACTTTCTGGTGCACGCTCAGCACTCCGCTGGTGGCTGGCGATACGTGCCTGGCGAACGGGGCGACCTGAGTGTCACCGGCTGGCAACTCATGGCCTTGCACTCGGCCAGGGCAGCCGGCCTGCGAGTGGAACCAGGTACGCTGGCCCAGGCGAGCCGTTTTCTCGATCAAGTGCAGACCGACCGCATCGGATCGATGTACGCTTACCAGCCAGGGCAGCGGGACACGCCGGCCATGACTGCCGAAGGGTTACTATCTCGCATCTACTTGGGTTGGAAACAGGACGAGCCCGGCTTGCGCGAAGGGGTCCGCGAGCTGGTGCGCCGCCACCCGGTAAATCATCGCCAACCGAACATCTACTACTGGTACTACGGCACCCAGTTGGTGCACCACTGGGGCGGGCGGGAATGGCGCACCTGGAACGAAGCAATGTCCGACGCCCTGGTCACTTCGCAGGTGCGTGTTGGTCATGCTGCGGGTAGCTGGGACCCGAACACCCCGCACGGCGGACAGGGGGGCCGACTTTACATGACCGTATTGGCCACGTGTACGCTCGAAGTGTACTATCGGCACGCCCCGCTGTTCCGCAAAATAAAGCTCGACTAG
- a CDS encoding glycoside hydrolase family 172 protein: MRTEWRWCLALLLLVGGSSLATAEPVTLESLLGEMTNRDTLARLPEPSYTCSQASSYDRNTVEPDDHNSWMANADRSQWVRIEEREVDGKLRKEFVMMDQEGPGAIVRLWATWHGPQGKPFSNGTLRVYLDGSDTPAIEGPIQQVIDQGLLAGAPLSQGVSPETDYRRRGHNLYLPIPYAKHCKVTYSTDVLMDIGARQGEALYYQINYRTYAPETEVESFSMEKLAEAKPAVRKAQDVLLEEFAPQANSSAESQATLAAGKSIEGEFTGSQAIRELSLKLEADDLPQALRSTVLKIEFDGEPCVWCPVGEFFGIGYQPSEYRSYNTQMNSDGTLVCHWVMPFKKSANFSLKNLGTQPVQVAFQAKASSWQWDDRSMHFHSVWHELYKVDTWVGADRPGDAAYDVNYATIEGQGVYAGDTLTVFNGAAAWWGEGDEKIYVDGETFPSHIGTGTEDYYGYAWCMPTKFAAPFHAQPTGDGNVAGGFSVNSRYRALDAIPFTKSIKFDMELWHWASTKVNYAPTVFFYARPGATCNIQPDAEAAAREIMRSRAQLGTLFAIEGALEGENLKVASKTAGVTTQQRSGTWRWSNEAQLWWREAAEGDELVVEFPVEQAGKYRVEFGYTKAPDYAKVDLLVNDEKALSLNGYDTQVTTHQGELGTFDLLEGTNRLTVRITGHDAKAIQRGMFGLDYLKLDRVDR, translated from the coding sequence ATGCGTACTGAATGGCGGTGGTGTTTAGCGCTGCTCCTGCTGGTTGGTGGAAGTTCCCTCGCAACGGCCGAGCCGGTGACGCTCGAGTCGCTCCTCGGCGAGATGACCAATCGCGATACCCTGGCCCGCTTGCCCGAGCCGAGCTACACCTGCAGTCAGGCGTCGAGCTACGATCGCAACACGGTCGAACCGGACGATCACAATAGCTGGATGGCAAACGCCGATCGCAGCCAATGGGTGCGGATCGAAGAGCGCGAAGTCGATGGCAAGCTCCGCAAAGAGTTCGTGATGATGGACCAAGAAGGTCCAGGAGCCATCGTGCGTTTGTGGGCAACCTGGCATGGCCCGCAAGGCAAACCCTTCTCGAACGGCACGCTGCGCGTCTATCTCGATGGCAGCGACACGCCGGCCATCGAAGGGCCGATTCAACAGGTGATCGATCAAGGGCTGCTGGCGGGTGCTCCGCTGTCGCAGGGTGTTTCGCCGGAGACCGACTATCGCCGCCGTGGGCATAACCTGTACTTGCCGATTCCGTACGCGAAGCATTGCAAGGTGACCTACTCCACCGACGTGCTCATGGATATCGGCGCCCGCCAGGGCGAAGCGCTTTACTATCAAATCAACTACCGCACGTACGCGCCGGAAACCGAGGTCGAGTCGTTCTCGATGGAGAAGCTTGCCGAGGCGAAACCGGCGGTGAGAAAAGCTCAAGACGTGTTGCTCGAAGAGTTTGCTCCTCAGGCAAACAGCTCGGCAGAATCGCAGGCGACGCTCGCCGCTGGCAAGAGCATCGAGGGAGAGTTCACCGGCAGCCAGGCGATTCGTGAACTCTCTCTGAAACTTGAAGCCGACGACTTGCCGCAAGCCTTGCGTTCTACGGTGCTGAAGATCGAGTTCGACGGTGAGCCTTGTGTCTGGTGTCCGGTTGGCGAGTTCTTTGGCATTGGCTACCAACCGTCGGAGTATCGTTCGTACAATACGCAGATGAACTCCGATGGCACCTTGGTTTGCCACTGGGTAATGCCGTTTAAGAAGTCGGCTAATTTCTCGCTCAAAAACCTTGGCACTCAACCGGTGCAAGTCGCGTTTCAAGCCAAGGCTTCCTCCTGGCAATGGGACGACCGCTCCATGCACTTCCACTCCGTTTGGCACGAACTCTACAAGGTCGATACCTGGGTAGGGGCCGATCGCCCGGGCGACGCTGCGTACGACGTGAACTACGCCACCATCGAAGGGCAGGGTGTCTATGCCGGTGATACGCTGACCGTGTTCAACGGCGCGGCCGCCTGGTGGGGCGAAGGGGACGAGAAGATCTACGTCGACGGAGAGACCTTCCCCTCGCACATCGGCACCGGCACCGAAGACTACTACGGCTACGCGTGGTGCATGCCGACCAAGTTTGCCGCACCATTCCACGCCCAACCAACCGGCGATGGCAACGTGGCCGGCGGATTCTCAGTGAATAGTCGCTATCGCGCACTCGATGCGATTCCGTTTACCAAGTCGATCAAGTTCGACATGGAACTCTGGCACTGGGCGTCGACCAAAGTGAACTACGCCCCCACGGTGTTTTTCTACGCCCGCCCAGGAGCGACCTGCAACATTCAGCCCGATGCCGAAGCGGCCGCTCGCGAGATCATGCGTTCGCGGGCTCAGCTCGGCACGTTGTTTGCCATCGAAGGGGCGCTCGAAGGCGAGAACCTGAAGGTAGCCAGCAAGACCGCTGGAGTGACTACGCAGCAACGTAGCGGCACCTGGCGCTGGAGCAACGAGGCCCAACTGTGGTGGCGCGAAGCTGCGGAAGGCGACGAGCTGGTCGTCGAGTTCCCCGTGGAGCAAGCGGGCAAGTACCGCGTGGAGTTCGGCTACACCAAGGCTCCCGACTACGCCAAGGTCGACTTGTTGGTGAACGACGAGAAGGCGTTGTCACTCAACGGCTACGATACCCAGGTCACCACCCACCAGGGTGAGCTTGGCACCTTCGACTTGCTCGAGGGAACCAATCGACTCACGGTACGCATCACCGGCCACGACGCAAAGGCGATTCAGCGAGGGATGTTTGGCCTCGACTACCTGAAGCTTGACCGCGTGGATCGGTAG
- a CDS encoding SHD1 domain-containing protein: protein MTRPTQPICWTFLLLGCCWLVAAPPAEAQQQGYNRGDRVEVNRGDDWSPGTVTGYRGSRITVLLDDDGSHGDISADMLEKRLTRSYFSSDLRPLRSEPAAAANSPTRSPPAMRPAAPPSAQSPFDLAESTAESRTWKDQSGRFSIEASYGGMNGDKVVLQKVDGSTIEVPLDKLSDADQDFVNSQSEASENPFAVAPSTRPAMGGNSSQQLRVGDRSDAKRIVPQSFTEWTFVPEGAPPAKVAARSKPVSLGSIPDSDPFFEDVMSCDLSASGDRAIVARKQGSVGRDEAVYLEYINLTSGKSLGLCPLPPKNEVLSVDAETGRVVYGEVEFGRGATELTIGELNGNQLTPLVTWEPYGAAQREHERRIENAWFIGDGLVMTLGSHNNALTLWDATTAKAIAELPVSMSFGDDDVTISPDSRYLALKTDKSIAIIDLDTQEHVASISTGEISAIFLDTIAFRADNQMMAIGFHQGILIVNLQTGKIEQVFDHSTHFPHSSLVWAGNLLLHRNAYVYDWQRKILLWELEGLRSHTTKSSLKNGLLCVVPKNHDGPPVLRTLELPSPAMIAMQEKLGAPEDLIVASAGDRVSLKLDIDERVISAETVRQAVTANLEEAGYVVGDGSDLVVTAVCKKLPSQTIKINMGPDRFRARPEDIVERTITPHPSSLTLTYRGKKIWGHGNMGKPGMTIWMDENESVDQALQRLTTPNGLVD from the coding sequence ATGACCCGGCCCACTCAACCTATTTGTTGGACATTTCTGCTGTTGGGCTGCTGCTGGTTGGTTGCGGCCCCCCCTGCCGAGGCCCAGCAACAAGGGTACAACCGCGGCGATCGCGTGGAGGTCAACCGGGGCGACGACTGGTCGCCCGGCACCGTGACCGGCTATCGCGGGTCGCGTATCACGGTACTCCTGGACGACGACGGTTCGCACGGCGACATTTCGGCTGATATGCTCGAAAAGCGACTCACTCGCTCGTATTTCTCGTCCGACCTGCGGCCGCTCCGCAGCGAGCCCGCTGCTGCCGCCAATTCCCCGACGCGGTCGCCCCCCGCGATGAGGCCCGCTGCCCCCCCCTCGGCTCAAAGTCCGTTTGACCTGGCAGAGTCGACTGCCGAGAGCCGCACCTGGAAAGATCAATCGGGGCGCTTCTCGATCGAAGCCTCCTACGGCGGAATGAACGGCGACAAGGTCGTTTTGCAGAAGGTCGATGGCTCGACGATCGAGGTTCCGCTCGACAAACTCTCCGACGCCGATCAAGACTTCGTGAACTCTCAAAGCGAAGCTTCCGAAAACCCGTTTGCCGTGGCCCCCAGCACTCGGCCAGCCATGGGAGGTAACTCGTCGCAACAACTTCGCGTCGGCGATCGCAGCGACGCGAAGCGAATCGTACCGCAATCGTTCACCGAGTGGACCTTTGTGCCCGAAGGGGCCCCGCCGGCGAAGGTCGCCGCGCGCTCCAAGCCGGTGAGTCTCGGATCGATCCCCGACTCCGATCCCTTTTTCGAAGACGTCATGTCGTGCGACTTATCGGCGTCGGGCGATCGCGCGATCGTCGCACGCAAACAAGGAAGCGTTGGCCGAGACGAAGCGGTTTACTTGGAATACATCAACCTGACGTCAGGTAAATCGCTGGGGCTCTGTCCGCTTCCTCCCAAGAACGAAGTGCTATCGGTCGACGCCGAAACGGGTCGTGTGGTTTATGGAGAAGTGGAATTCGGTCGAGGTGCCACGGAACTGACCATCGGCGAACTCAACGGCAACCAACTGACCCCGCTCGTTACCTGGGAGCCTTACGGAGCCGCGCAGCGCGAGCACGAACGTCGCATCGAGAACGCATGGTTTATCGGCGATGGTCTAGTCATGACTCTCGGTAGTCATAACAACGCATTAACCCTTTGGGATGCCACCACCGCCAAAGCGATTGCTGAGTTGCCCGTCAGTATGTCGTTTGGCGACGACGACGTGACCATCAGTCCCGACTCTCGCTATCTCGCACTCAAGACCGATAAGAGCATCGCGATTATCGATCTCGATACACAAGAACATGTCGCTTCGATTAGTACGGGAGAGATTTCCGCTATATTTCTCGATACCATCGCGTTCAGGGCCGACAACCAAATGATGGCCATCGGCTTTCATCAAGGCATCCTGATCGTGAATCTGCAGACCGGCAAGATTGAGCAGGTGTTCGACCACAGCACTCACTTCCCCCATTCGTCGCTGGTATGGGCGGGCAATTTGCTGCTGCATCGCAATGCTTATGTGTACGACTGGCAACGCAAGATCTTGTTGTGGGAACTCGAGGGACTAAGAAGTCACACCACCAAGAGCAGCCTAAAGAACGGCCTGCTTTGCGTGGTGCCCAAGAACCACGACGGCCCACCGGTGCTTCGCACGCTCGAACTTCCCTCGCCCGCGATGATTGCCATGCAGGAGAAGCTAGGCGCGCCGGAAGACCTTATCGTCGCTTCGGCCGGCGATCGTGTATCGCTGAAGCTCGACATCGACGAACGGGTGATCTCCGCCGAAACCGTACGTCAGGCGGTCACGGCCAATCTTGAGGAAGCAGGCTACGTGGTCGGCGACGGATCGGATCTGGTAGTGACCGCGGTCTGCAAGAAGCTCCCTTCACAAACCATCAAAATCAATATGGGTCCTGACCGGTTTCGTGCTCGGCCGGAAGACATCGTCGAACGCACCATCACCCCACACCCCTCCTCGCTCACCTTGACCTACCGTGGTAAGAAAATTTGGGGGCATGGCAACATGGGTAAACCTGGCATGACCATCTGGATGGACGAGAACGAGTCGGTCGACCAGGCGCTACAGCGGTTGACGACTCCTAATGGCCTTGTTGACTAA
- the gyrA gene encoding DNA gyrase subunit A: MADETNEPEETGAGAEAQGSPEEAAIAARLIDLPIEDELKDSYLTYAMSVIVSRALPDVRDGLKPSQRRILVAMNDLNLGPGASRVKCAKISGDTSGNYHPHGESVIYPTLVRMAQEWNLRSVLIDKQGNFGSIAGLPPAAMRYTEARLSPVASMMLDDLKLDTVDFVPTYDESRLEPVVLPSKFPNLMVNGSGGIAVGMATSIPPHNLREVCSGIIALIDDPEVSIIGLMDHIQGPDFPTGGIICGRSGILKGYQTGRSTVVVRSRTSVEEKGKRTRIVIHDIPYQQTRDAMVKKIATLASEGKVGGISDVRDESDLKEPVRIIIELKRDGDPDIVLNQLYKYSPLQDTISVIFLALVDGKPRVLNLKEMLQEFLRHRVIVIRRRTQFLLARARRRKHTVQGLLLAHANIDEVIRVIRASKTQPEAKQALMQIKTPGALLRRALGDEGYAQFQDERGVAEEYSLTPVQADAILKMTLGQLVNLEQEKLADEHAELLKQIAEYMSILADEARIYAMIREEMEELMNSRYADDRRTEISGEEIGEVNMEDLIEEETMVVSISHNGYIKRTPASTYRAQRRGGKGIKGATVDDDDPVEHLFVTSTHDYLLFFTNFGKVYWQKVYNLPALSRESKGRAIVNLLNLAEGEKIADCRAIRDLSQPDCYLVMATRQGLVKKTELKAYSRPMKTGIIAIKLKEGDELVDVSLVHPGDELLLATAKGMAIRFSEADARPMGRNASGVKGINLTKGDFLAGMVVTDPEATLLTATEHGFGKRTPFGPNATSEEPEDDTTNGEEDEASSSFKYRTQNRGGKGLRDIKTTDRNGPVIGIARVNDDDELLMMTARGKIQRIKASDIGTIGRNTQGVNIMTLGDDDTLTAIVRVPAEELDDEPTETPAAE; this comes from the coding sequence GTGGCAGACGAGACAAACGAGCCGGAAGAAACTGGTGCTGGCGCGGAAGCACAGGGTAGTCCTGAAGAGGCGGCCATTGCTGCCCGGCTAATCGATTTGCCGATCGAAGACGAGCTGAAAGACAGCTACCTGACGTACGCGATGAGCGTGATTGTCAGCCGAGCTTTGCCCGATGTTCGCGACGGCCTGAAGCCCTCGCAGCGTCGTATTCTCGTCGCCATGAACGACTTGAACCTCGGCCCGGGGGCGTCTCGGGTGAAGTGTGCGAAGATCTCGGGTGATACGAGTGGTAACTACCACCCGCACGGTGAAAGCGTGATTTACCCCACCTTGGTCCGCATGGCCCAGGAGTGGAACTTGCGGAGCGTGCTGATCGACAAGCAGGGTAACTTTGGCAGCATCGCCGGCCTGCCGCCAGCGGCTATGCGATATACCGAAGCCCGGTTGTCGCCCGTCGCGTCGATGATGCTCGATGATCTCAAGCTCGACACGGTCGACTTCGTGCCGACCTACGACGAAAGTCGCCTGGAGCCGGTGGTGCTTCCCTCGAAGTTCCCCAACCTGATGGTGAACGGTTCCGGCGGTATCGCGGTGGGGATGGCTACCAGCATTCCGCCGCATAACCTCCGCGAAGTCTGCTCCGGCATCATCGCTTTGATCGACGATCCCGAAGTGAGCATCATCGGGTTGATGGATCACATCCAAGGTCCCGACTTCCCCACCGGCGGCATCATTTGCGGCCGCAGTGGCATTCTCAAAGGCTACCAAACCGGCCGTAGCACCGTGGTGGTTCGCTCGCGGACCAGTGTGGAGGAAAAGGGCAAACGCACCCGCATCGTCATCCACGACATTCCTTACCAGCAAACCCGCGACGCGATGGTGAAGAAGATCGCCACGCTGGCGAGCGAAGGCAAGGTCGGCGGCATCAGCGACGTTCGCGACGAGAGCGATCTGAAAGAGCCGGTGCGGATTATCATCGAGCTCAAACGCGATGGCGATCCCGATATCGTGCTCAATCAGCTCTATAAGTACTCGCCGCTGCAGGACACGATTAGCGTGATCTTCCTCGCCCTGGTCGACGGCAAGCCGCGGGTGCTGAACCTCAAGGAGATGTTGCAGGAGTTCCTGCGACACCGCGTGATCGTGATCCGCCGCAGGACCCAGTTCTTGCTCGCCCGCGCACGGCGTCGCAAGCACACGGTTCAAGGTTTGCTGTTGGCCCATGCGAACATCGACGAAGTGATTCGCGTGATTCGGGCGTCGAAGACGCAGCCCGAGGCCAAGCAGGCGTTGATGCAGATCAAGACGCCCGGCGCATTGTTGCGTCGCGCCCTCGGCGACGAAGGCTACGCCCAGTTCCAGGACGAACGCGGGGTAGCCGAAGAGTACTCGCTGACTCCGGTGCAAGCCGACGCGATCCTGAAGATGACGCTCGGTCAGTTGGTGAATCTCGAGCAAGAGAAGCTCGCCGACGAGCATGCCGAGTTGCTCAAGCAGATTGCCGAGTACATGTCGATTCTGGCCGACGAGGCTCGCATCTACGCGATGATTCGCGAAGAGATGGAAGAGCTGATGAACTCGCGGTACGCCGACGATCGTCGCACAGAAATCTCCGGCGAAGAGATCGGCGAAGTCAACATGGAAGACCTCATCGAAGAAGAAACGATGGTGGTTTCCATTTCGCACAACGGCTACATCAAACGCACGCCGGCCAGCACCTACCGGGCCCAGCGCCGGGGTGGCAAAGGCATCAAGGGAGCGACTGTCGACGACGACGATCCCGTCGAGCACCTGTTTGTCACTAGCACGCACGATTACCTGCTGTTCTTCACGAACTTCGGTAAAGTGTACTGGCAAAAAGTCTACAATCTTCCTGCCCTCTCGCGCGAGAGCAAAGGTCGGGCGATCGTGAACCTGCTGAATCTGGCCGAAGGGGAGAAAATCGCCGACTGCCGCGCGATTCGCGACTTGTCGCAGCCCGATTGCTACCTGGTGATGGCTACCCGCCAAGGCCTGGTGAAGAAGACTGAGCTCAAGGCCTACAGCCGCCCGATGAAGACCGGCATCATCGCCATCAAGCTGAAGGAAGGGGATGAGCTGGTCGACGTCTCGCTGGTGCATCCTGGCGACGAACTGTTGCTGGCCACCGCCAAGGGCATGGCCATTCGGTTCAGCGAAGCCGACGCCCGTCCCATGGGTCGCAACGCTAGCGGCGTGAAGGGCATTAACCTGACCAAGGGAGATTTCCTGGCCGGCATGGTAGTGACCGACCCCGAGGCTACGCTGCTCACCGCTACCGAGCATGGCTTTGGCAAGCGTACCCCATTCGGGCCAAACGCAACGAGTGAAGAACCCGAAGACGACACCACCAATGGTGAAGAGGACGAAGCGTCGAGCTCGTTCAAGTACCGTACGCAAAACCGCGGCGGTAAGGGGCTTCGCGATATCAAGACCACCGATCGCAACGGTCCTGTGATTGGCATCGCCCGCGTGAACGACGACGATGAGCTCTTGATGATGACCGCTCGCGGCAAGATCCAACGCATCAAAGCTAGCGACATCGGCACCATTGGTCGTAACACCCAAGGGGTAAACATCATGACCCTCGGCGACGACGATACGCTCACCGCGATCGTCCGCGTGCCAGCCGAAGAGCTCGACGACGAGCCGACCGAAACGCCGGCTGCAGAGTAG
- a CDS encoding IS5 family transposase produces the protein MATKEKRTYKVTNWKEYNKSLIERGNITIWFSDEALENWEHPNDQTKVGRPFVFSDTAIECLLTIRELLKLPYRQTEGFGRSLVAMLGVEAAIPNYSSLAKRASKLNVSLDIANKRGDIDIVVDSTGMKVFGEGEWKMRTHGKSKRRTWRKLHLSVNPDTREIVAEILTENSCHDADAVPEMLEQVEQPVKKFHGDGSYDKWKVYEGLESEGIEPVIPPQHNAKIKQHGNSAEEPLPRDEAIRQIRRKGRRSWKEEVGYHRRSLAETTMYRVKQSFGSHLKNRVFENQQTEARLRCKIINQFTQLGLPQFEWS, from the coding sequence ATGGCTACGAAAGAAAAACGAACCTACAAAGTCACGAACTGGAAGGAGTATAACAAGTCGCTCATCGAGCGTGGAAACATCACTATTTGGTTTAGCGACGAGGCGTTGGAGAACTGGGAACATCCTAACGACCAGACAAAAGTCGGTCGCCCTTTTGTCTTCAGCGATACGGCGATCGAGTGCTTGCTGACGATTCGCGAACTGCTGAAACTTCCCTATCGGCAGACTGAGGGATTCGGCCGCTCGCTGGTGGCGATGTTGGGCGTCGAGGCAGCGATTCCCAATTATTCTTCGCTCGCCAAGCGAGCCAGCAAGCTGAATGTTTCGCTCGATATCGCTAACAAGAGGGGCGACATCGATATCGTGGTGGATAGCACCGGCATGAAAGTGTTTGGCGAGGGCGAATGGAAGATGCGGACGCATGGCAAGTCGAAGCGGCGGACATGGCGGAAGCTGCATTTGTCGGTGAATCCTGACACCCGCGAGATTGTGGCGGAGATTTTGACCGAGAACAGTTGCCACGATGCCGATGCGGTTCCCGAAATGCTGGAGCAGGTGGAGCAGCCCGTAAAAAAGTTTCACGGCGACGGTAGTTACGACAAGTGGAAGGTTTATGAAGGGCTGGAATCCGAAGGCATTGAGCCGGTGATTCCGCCGCAGCACAACGCCAAGATCAAACAACATGGCAACTCTGCGGAGGAGCCTTTGCCCCGGGACGAGGCAATTCGTCAGATTCGACGCAAGGGGCGTAGGAGTTGGAAAGAGGAAGTGGGCTATCATCGTAGAAGCTTGGCGGAAACGACCATGTACCGAGTGAAACAAAGCTTTGGGAGCCATCTCAAAAACCGAGTATTCGAAAACCAACAAACGGAAGCCCGCTTGCGCTGTAAAATCATCAATCAATTCACCCAACTCGGGCTTCCACAGTTCGAGTGGAGTTAG